A DNA window from Coffea arabica cultivar ET-39 chromosome 6c, Coffea Arabica ET-39 HiFi, whole genome shotgun sequence contains the following coding sequences:
- the LOC113694128 gene encoding leucine-rich repeat receptor-like tyrosine-protein kinase PXC3, with protein MEFLTLVTAILFGLLLSFRLVTAQVVDDHAILLEIAKEFSLSSWNVNQSDFCSWPGVGCSSNQSMVERLDLSRHGLQGNVTLISELRALKWLDLSSNNFHGSIPQAFGNLSLLEVLDLSFNKFESSVPVELGRLKNLRSLNLSNNYLSGVIPDELEGLEKLQEFQIYTNRLNGSIPRWVGNLTNLRSFTAYENGLSGNIPDNLGSVSELQLLNLHSNQLEGPIPESIFAMEKLEVLVLTQNKLTGSIPPSVGNCKGLSSIRIGNNELIGNIPREIGNITGLTYFEADNNNLSGEIVSEFAQCSNLTLLNLASNGFSGIIPPEFGQLSNLQELILSGNSLFGEIPITVLSCKNLNKLDLSSNRLNGTIPQEICSTSRLQYLLLSQNFVRGEIPHEIGNCIKLLELQMGSNYMTGSIPPEIGHMKNLQIALNLSFNHLRGLLPQELGRLDKLVALDLSNNQLSGNIPAALKGMLSLIEVDFSNNQLTGPIPTFVPFQKSPNSSFFGNKGLCGEPLSPSCGNPNGSGNVNYHHKVSYRIILAVIGSGLAVFASVTVVVLLYMMRERQEEAAKGGVTADDETTGKPVIIAGNVFIENLRQAIDFDAAVKATLKESNKLSIGTFSTVYRADMPSGMILSVKKLRSMDRTLIHHQSKMIREVERLSKLTHANLIRPIGFIIYEDVALLLHQYYPNGTLAEFLHESSKKHEYKPDWPTRLSIAIGVAEGLAFLHHVAIIHLDISSGNVLLDSNFNPLVGEIEISKLLDPSRGTASISAVAGSFGYIPPEYAYTMQVTAPGNVYSYGVVLLEILTTRLPVDEEFGEGVDLVKWVQGAPLRGETPEQILDAKLSTVSFAWRKEMLAALKVALLCTDSTPAKRPKMKKVVEMLREITE; from the exons ATGGAATTTTTAACTCTAGTAACTGCTATACTTTTTGGGTTGCTATTAAGTTTCCGACTCGTAACTGCTCAAGTTGTTGATGATCATGCCATTTTGCTAGAAATTGCAAAAGAGTTTAGTTTGTCTTCCTGGAATGTAAACCAGTCAGATTTCTGTTCTTGGCCTGGTGTTGGTTGCAGCTCTAACCAATCTATGGTGGAGAGGCTTGATCTTTCTCGCCATGGGTTGCAAGGTAATGTGACTCTAATTTCTGAGCTTAGAGCATTGAAATGGCTTGACCTGTCTTCTAATAATTTCCATGGATCAATCCCACAAGCATTTGGGAATTTATCGCtgcttgaagttcttgatttatCATTTAACAAGTTTGAGAGCTCAGTTCCTGTAGAACTGGGCAGGCTCAAGAACCTTAGGTCATTGAACTTGTCAAATAATTATTTAAGCGGGGTCATACCTGATGAGCTTGAGGGGTTGGAAAAGCTGCAAGAGTTTCAGATATATACTAACAGGCTGAATGGTTCCATCCCTCGGTGGGTTGGAAATTTAACCAATTTGAGATCTTTTACTGCTTATGAGAATGGATTAAGTGGTAATATTCCAGATAATTTGGGCTCAGTTTCAGAACTTCAGCTGTTGAACCTTCACTCTAATCAGCTAGAAGGGCCCATACCTGAGAGCATTTTTGCTATGGAAAAATTGGAGGTTTTGGTTTTGACACAAAACAAGCTGACTGGCAGTATTCCTCCATCAGTTGGCAATTGCAAAGGCCTTTCTAGTATTAGAATTGGGAATAATGAGTTAATAGGTAACATTCCCAGAGAGATTGGTAATATTACTGGCCTTACATACTTTGAAGCTGATAATAATAATCTCTCTGGAGAGATAGTTTCTGAATTTGCACAATGCTCTAATCTCACTCTCCTTAATTTGGCCTCAAATGGTTTTAGTGGTATCATCCCTCCAGAATTTGGTCAACTTAGCAATTTGCAGGAGTTGATTCTCTCTGGAAATAGCCTATTTGGAGAGATTCCGATAACTGTTCTAAGTTGCAAGAATCTGAACAAGCTTGACTTAAGCAGCAACAGACTTAATGGCACTATACCACAAGAGATCTGCAGTACTTCCAGGCTGCAATACTTGCTACTGAGTCAGAATTTTGTTAGAGGGGAGATACCTCATGAGATTGGAAATTGCATTAAGCTGCTTGAATTGCAGATGGGCAGTAACTATATGACTGGAAGTATTCCTCCTGAGATCGGTCACATGAAGAACTTGCAGATTGCGTTGAATTTGAGCTTCAATCATCTTCGTGGATTGTTGCCCCAAGAGTTGGGAAGACTCGACAAGCTGGTGGCTCTGGATCTTTCAAATAATCAGCTTTCCGGGAATATTCCAGCTGCACTGAAGGGCATGCTGAGTTTGATAGAGGTTGATTTTTCAAACAATCAGCTGACTGGACCAATACCGACCTTTGTGCCATTTCAAAAAAGCCCAAATTCAAGCTTTTTTGGGAACAAAGGTCTCTGTGGCGAGCCGTTGAGTCCTTCCTGTGGAAATCCGAATGGGTCTGGTAATGTGAATTATCATCACAAGGTTTCTTACAGGATCATATTGGCTGTTATTGGTTCTGGTTTGGCTGTTTTTGCATCTGTGACCGTTGTTGTATTGCTCTATATGATGAGGGAGAGGCAAGAGGAAGCTGCCAAAGGTGGTGTAACTGCTGATGATGAAACCACTGGCAAACCAGTCATAATAGCAGGGAATGTTTTCATTGAAAACCTTAGGCAAGCCATAGATTTTGATGCAGCAGTGAAGGCGACCCTGAAAGAATCAAATAAACTTAGCATTGGCACTTTTAGCACCGTTTACAGAGCAGACATGCCATCTGGAATGATTCTGTCTGTTAAGAAGTTGAGATCAATGGACAGAACGTTGATTCATCACCAGAGCAAAATGATTAGAGAGGTTGAAAGGCTGAGTAAACTCACTCACGCCAATCTGATAAGGCCTATTGGGTTCATAATCTATGAAGACGTTGCACTTCTGCTACATCAATACTACCCGAATGGGACATTGGCAGAGTTTCTGCATGAATCTTCTAAGAAACATGAATATAAACCTGACTGGCCAACAAGACTCTCCATTGCCATTGGAGTAGCAGAAGGCTTAGCATTTTTGCATCATGTCGCAATTATTCACCTTGACATTTCTTCAGGTAATGTTCTCTTAGATTCCAATTTTAACCCGTTGGTTGGTGAAATCGAAATATCAAAGCTCTTAGACCCATCAAGAGGGACCGCAAGCATCAGTGCTGTTGCAGGTTCATTTGGATATATTCCCCCAG AATATGCATATACCATGCAAGTTACAGCACCTGGAAATGTTTACAGCTATGGGGTAGTTTTGCTTGAGATCCTTACTACCCGATTACCAGTAGACGAAGAATTTGGTGAAGGTGTAGATTTGGTGAAGTGGGTTCAGGGAGCACCTTTAAGAGGTGAAACACCAGAGCAGATACTTGATGCAAAGCTTAGTACCGTCTCATTTGCTTGGAGAAAAGAAATGCTTGCAGCATTGAAAGTTGCTTTGCTCTGTACAGACAGTACGCCAGCGAAACGaccaaagatgaagaaggtggTTGAAATGCTTCGAGAAATAACAGAATAA
- the LOC113694130 gene encoding uncharacterized protein, with protein MPLYDCMLLLKPHVKKEALMDLAAKVGKHVYRRNGVLTGVKSFGQVQLGYGIRKLDGRYYQGLLMQMTMMTPPSFNEELHYLNKEDRLLRWLLVKHRDMKYGLDFLGEDDPNLRRYGSSLFDNEDDKDDSEDEDDDDEYDADQGHDNDGNDDDEDDDGDDDDEDEYEADQGEKKEG; from the exons ATGCCTCTTTATGACTGCATGCTTTTGTTGAAACCCCATGTAAAGAAGGAGGCATTGATGGACTTGGCTGCTAAAGTTGGGAAACATGTTTACAGAAGAAATGGGGTTCTTACTGGTGTCAAGTCATTTGGACAAGTTCAATTGGGTTATGGCATCAGGAAACTTGATGGGAGGTACTATCAG GGCCTACTGATGCAAATGACAATGATGACACCGCCCAGTTTTAATGAAGAGCTGCATTACCTTAACAAGGAAGACCGATTGCTTCGCTGGCTTCTGGTCAAACATCGTGACATGAAATATGGGCTGGACTTTCTGGGTGAAGATGATCCTAACTTAAGAAGATATGGGAGCAGTTTGTTTGACAATGAGGATGACAAGGATGACAGTGaggatgaggatgatgatgatgagtaTGATGCCGACCAAGGGCATGATAATGATGggaatgatgatgatgaggatgatgatggtgatgatgatgatgaggatgagTACGAGGCGGACcaaggagagaaaaaggaaGGCTAA
- the LOC113694131 gene encoding uncharacterized protein, whose protein sequence is MSAKYILSGLVGSFAIAYVCDHLIADKKIFGGKTPPTVENKEWWEETDKKFQAWPRTAGPPVVMNPISRQNFIVKNRIDQ, encoded by the exons ATGTCTGCTAAGTACATACTTTCTGGTTTGGTGGGATCATTTGCAATTGCATATGTTTGTGATCATTTAATTGCCGATAAAAAGATTTTTGGAG GTAAGACTCCACCAACTGTTGAAAACAAGGAGTGGTGGGAAGAGACTGACAAGAAGTTTCAGGCATGGCCTCGCACTGCTGGTCCTCCAGTGGTCATGAACCCCATCAGCCGCCAAAACTTTATTGTGAAGAACCGTATTGACCAGTGA